One Mugil cephalus isolate CIBA_MC_2020 chromosome 12, CIBA_Mcephalus_1.1, whole genome shotgun sequence DNA segment encodes these proteins:
- the gpr18 gene encoding N-arachidonyl glycine receptor, protein MLTEEESFPLDVHSITVDVNSSNMSVEAAVRPEQGPVEYRISGLIFYCVVFVIGVVVNVTALWVFALTTKKRNSVTVYMINVAIVDLTFILLLPFRMVYHHQDHWPFGDLFCRISAALTIFYPCMALWLFALISADRYMAIVQPKHGKELRNVPKAVVASLGVWLMTLGSTVPLIFSDKDPDRISNFTTCIKMQDIIYMRHDNLVNFVRLIFFFLVPICMMIGCYYVIVDNLIHGRTSKLKPKVKQKSIRIIITLIVQVLVCFVPFHICLVLRLVGRSEDGGYNTGAVFTTYLMNLSTVLDIILYYIVSKQFQDRVISVILYRNYLRSVRRKSRHTHTGSVRSMSNLTSAMI, encoded by the exons ATGTTGACCGAGGAGGAATCATTTCCACTCGATGTTCATAG CATCACAGTGGATGTAAACTCGTCCAACATGTCTGTGGAGGCGGCTGTGAGGCCCGAGCAGGGCCCGGTGGAGTACCGCATCTCAGGCCTGATTTTCTACTGCGTCGTCTTCGTCATAGGAGTCGTAGTCAATGTCACTGCTTTATGGGTGTTTGCCCTGACCACCAAGAAGAGGAACTCAGTCACTGTCTACATGATAAACGTGGCAATAGTGGACCTCACCttcatcctgctgcttcctTTCAGGAtggtttaccaccaccaggaccACTGGCCCTTTGGAGACCTCTTTTGCCGCATAAGCGCCGCTCTCACCATCTTCTACCCCTGCATGGCCCTGTGGCTGTTTGCCCTGATCAGCGCCGACCGCTACATGGCCATAGTCCAGCCGAAGCACGGCAAGGAGCTGAGGAACGTCCCGAAGGCCGTGGTGGCCAGCTTGGGCGTGTGGCTCATGACCTTAGGCAGCACTGTGCCCCTGATCTTCTCGGATAAGGACCCCGACCGCATCTCCAACTTCACCACGTGCATCAAGATGCAGGACATCATCTACATGCGCCACGACAACCTCGTCAACTTCGTGCggctgatttttttcttcctcgtCCCCATATGCATGATGATCGGCTGCTACTACGTCATCGTGGACAATCTGATCCACGGACGCACCTCCAAGCTCAAACCCAAAGTGAAGCAGAAGTCCATCCGGATTATCATCACGCTCATCGTCCAGGTGCTGGTGTGCTTTGTGCCTTTTCATATTTGCCTGGTGCTGCGTTTGGTGGGGAGAAGCGAAGACGGGGGGTATAACACCGGGGCAGTCTTCACCACTTACCTCATGAACCTAAGCACAGTGTTGGACATCATCCTCTATTACATCGTCTCCAAGCAGTTCCAGGACCGCGTGATCAGCGTGATCCTGTACAGGAACTATCTGCGAAGCGTGAGGCGAAAGAGCAGGCACACTCACACGGGCAGCGTCAGGTCAATGAGCAACCTGACCAGCGCCATGATATGA
- the gpr183a gene encoding G-protein coupled receptor 183-A, which yields MGSVTVPVTTAVSSYNDSNKTACNNLYDHRVYARVIMPLFYCIVFFVGLFGNCLALHVIRPNLKKMNSTTLYSLHLVISDILFTLSLPVRIAYYALGFHWPLGEAMCKISGFIFYINTYAGVNFMTCLSVDRFIAVVLPLRFGRLRKVSNVRYICVGVWMLVLAQTLPLLGMPMTNKEPDGHITCMEYPNFEKVEHIATILIGAVFLGYVIPVITILVCYSVLCSKLHSSAKTNHLTEKSGRSRKAIGVICCVSLVFVVCYSPYHIDILQYMIRKLVSEPDCANLTAFQVSLHITVCLMNLNSCLDPFIYFFACKGYKRKLLKLLKLQVSMSYSSAVRTSPEGSSKDFIDGNKFQLTSTAGGTTSERLSERRSHRHE from the coding sequence ATGGGTTCAGTCACCGTGCCCGTGACCACTGCCGTCTCATCCTACAATGACTCTAACAAGACCGCTTGCAACAACCTGTACGACCACCGGGTTTACGCCAGAGTCATCATGCCTCTTTTCTACTGCATCGTGTTCTTCGTGGGACTGTTCGGTAACTGCCTCGCCCTCCACGTCATCCGTCccaacctgaagaagatgaactcCACCACCTTGTACTCCCTCCACCTGGTCATATCAGACATCCTCTTCACCCTCTCCCTGCCTGTCAGGATTGCCTACTACGCTCTGGGCTTCCACTGGCCTCTCGGCGAAGCGATGTGCAAGATCTCGGGCTTCATCTTCTACATCAACACCTACGCGGGGGTCAACTTCATGACCTGCCTCAGCGTGGACCGCTTCATTGCCGTGGTGCTGCCTCTGCGCTTCGGTCGACTCCGGAAAGTCAGCAACGTGCGCTACATTTGCGTCGGCGTGTGGATGCTGGTCCTGGCGCAGACCCTCCCCCTCCTCGGCATGCCCATGACCAACAAAGAGCCCGATGGCCACATCACCTGTATGGAATACCCCAACTTCGAGAAGGTTGAACATATAGCCACTATACTGATCGGCGCCGTCTTCCTGGGCTACGTCATCCCCGTAATCACCATCCTGGTGTGTTATTCTGTCTTGTGCTCCAAACTCCATTCGTCAGCCAAGACCAACCATTTGACAGAAAAGTCCGGCCGGAGCCGCAAGGCCATCGGCGTGATCTGCTGCGTGTCCCTGGTGTTCGTCGTCTGCTACAGCCCCTACCACATCGACATCCTGCAGTACATGATCCGCAAGCTGGTGTCGGAGCCCGACTGCGCCAACCTCACGGCCTTCCAGGTGTCGCTGCACATCACCGTGTGTCTGATGAACCTCAACTCCTGCCTGGATCCATTCATCTACTTCTTTGCCTGCAAGGGCTACAAAAGGAAACTATTAAAGCTGCTGAAGCTGCAGGTGAGCATGTCCTACTCCAGCGCGGTGAGGACGTCGCCCGAAGGCTCCTCCAAGGACTTCATCGACGGCAACAAGTTCCAGCTCACTTCTACCGCCGGTGGTACGACCAGTGAGAGACTCTCAGAGAGGAGATCACACCGGCATGAGTGA